Proteins encoded in a region of the Phoenix dactylifera cultivar Barhee BC4 chromosome 3, palm_55x_up_171113_PBpolish2nd_filt_p, whole genome shotgun sequence genome:
- the LOC103700998 gene encoding ATP-citrate synthase beta chain protein 1-like: MATGQLFSRQTQALFYNYKQLPIQRMLDFDFLCGRETPSVAGIINPGSEGFQKLFFGQEEIAIPVHSSIEAACRAHPTADVFINFASFRSAAASSMSALKQPTIKVVAIIAEGVPESDTKQLIAYAQANNKVVIGPATVGGIQAGAFKIGDTAGTIDNIIHCKLYRPGSVGFVSKSGGMSNELYNTIARVTDGIYEGIAIGGDVFPGSTLSDHVLRFNNIPQVKMMVVLGELGGRDEYSLVEALKEGRVHKPVVAWVSGTCARLFKSEVQFGHAGAKSGGELESAQAKNQALREAGAVVPTSYEALEGAIKETFQKLVEEGKITPVSEVKTPQIPEDLNIAIKSGRVRAPTHIISTISDDRGDEPCYAGVPMSTIVEQGYGVGDVISLLWFKRSLPRYCTKFIEICIMLCADHGPCVSGAHNTIVTARAGKDLVSSLVSGLLTIGPRFGGAIDDAARYFKDAYDRGLTPYEFVEGMKKKGIRVPGIGHRIKSRDNRDKRVQLLQQYAHTYFPSIKYMEYAVQVETYTLSKANNLVLNVDGAIGSLFLDLLSGSGMFSKQEIDEIVEIGYLNGLFVLARSIGLIGHTFDQKRLKQPLYRHPWEDVLYTK; encoded by the exons ATGGCCACAGGACAACTTTTCTCGCGGCAAACCCAAGCATTATTCTACAATTATAAGCAACTTCCCATCCAAAGGATGCTTGATTTTGACTTCCTTTGTG GGAGGGAGACACCTTCTGTTGCTGGAATTATTAATCCTGGTTCTGAAGGGTTTCAGAAACTATTTTTTGGTCAGGAGGAAATTGCCATTCCAGTTCATTCAAG CATTGAAGCAGCTTGTAGAGCTCATCCAACAGCTGATGTTTTTATCAACTTTGCATCATTTAGAAG TGCAGCTGCCTCTTCAATGTCTGCTTTGAAACAACCAACAATCAAAGTTGTAGCTATTATAGCTGAAGGCGTTCCAGAATCAGACACAAAGCAGTTAATTGCTTATGCGCAGGCGAATAACAAG GTTGTTATTGGTCCTGCCACTGTTGGAGGAATCCAAGCTGGAGCTTTTAAGATTGGCGACACTGCTGGGACAATTGACAATATAATTCACTGCAAGCTTTACAGACCTGGATCTGTTGGATTTGTATCCAAATCA GGAGGCATGTCAAATGAGCTTTACAACACAATTGCACGTGTGACTGATGGAATTTATGAAG GCATTGCAATTGGAGGAGATGTTTTTCCAGGGTCAACTCTTTCTGATCATGTCCTGCGGTTTAACAACATCCCACAG GTAAAAATGATGGTTGTGCTGGGGGAACTGGGTGGGAGAGATGAGTACTCCCTAGTTGAGGCCCTAAAAGAAGGAAGGGTTCATAAACCAGTTGTTGCTTGGGTTAGTGGAACCTGTGCACGGCTATTCAAGTCAGAAGTGCAGTTTGGTCATGCT GGTGCTAAAAGTGGTGGTGAATTGGAATCAGCGCAGGCAAAAAATCAGGCACTAAGGGAAGCTGGAGCAGTTGTTCCCACTTCATATGAAGCACTGGAGGGTGCAATCAAAGAAACATTTCAGAAATTG gttgaagaaggaaagattACCCCTGTATCTGAAGTTAAAACTCCTCAAATACCTGAGGACCTTAACATTGCAATTAAAAGTGGAAGGGTCCGCGCTCCAACACATATTATTTCAACTATCTCAGATGACAGAG GTGATGAGCCATGTTATGCTGGTGTGCCAATGTCTACCATTGTTGAACAGGGTTACGGTGTGGGTGATGTTATCTCTCTTTTGTGGTTCAAGCGTAGTCTTCCGCGCTATTGCACAAAATTTATTGAG ATTTGCATCATGTTGTGTGCCGATCATGGTCCTTGTGTCTCTGGTGCTCATAACACTATAGTAACAGCAAGAGCTGGAAAGGATTTAGTCTCCAGTCTGGTCTCAG GGTTGCTGACAATTGGTCCTCGATTTGGTGGTGCAATTGATGATGCTGCTCGATACTTCAAGGATGCATATGACAGG GGTCTTACTCCTTATGAGTTTGTTGAAGGCATGAAAAAGAAGGGCATTCGTGTACCGGGGATAGGGCACAG GATCAAGAGTAGAGACAATAGGGACAAGAGAGTGCAACTTTTGCAACAATATGCTCACACTTATTTCCCTTCCATAAAGTATATGGAGTATGCTGTTCAAGTTGAAACATACACTCTCTCAAAGGCGAATAACTTAGTTCTGAATGTCGATGGTGCAATTGGATCTCTTTTCTTGGATCTTCTTTCTGGCAGTGGAATGTTCAGCAAGCAAGAGATTGATGAGATAGTTGAGATTGGATATTTGAATGGACTCTTCGTACTGGCAcggtcaattggtttgattgg GCATACTTTCGACCAGAAGAGATTAAAGCAGCCGCTCTACCGTCATCCATGGGAAGATGTTCTTTACACAAAATAA
- the LOC120110337 gene encoding dirigent protein 11-like, with the protein MPNSSNMPILFFLLPTATLLFVAYAFHRRKPKQTNLVLYVHDYFSGDDASAVTVAGKLGAASNILQFGTVAVVDDVVTERPEVDSKVIGRAQGLYINSALDGMALYMVFSVTLTEGQFKGSTLEIQGADPFKLKEREFGVVSGTGFFRFAKGYGIMETQHLDVATLRAIIKLNLTIRHE; encoded by the coding sequence ATGCCCAACTCCTCAAACATGcccatcctcttcttccttctaccCACTGCCACGCTCCTCTTTGTGGCCTATGCCTTTCACAGGCGAAAGCCCAAGCAAACCAACCTCGTCCTCTACGTCCACGACTACTTCAGCGGCGACGACGCCTCCGCCGTCACGGTCGCAGGCAAACTCGGTGCAGCCTCTAACATCCTGCAGTTCGGCACCGTTGCGGTGGTCGACGATGTGGTCACCGAGAGGCCTGAAGTGGACTCCAAGGTAATAGGCCGAGCTCAGGGCTTGTATATAAACTCGGCTTTGGATGGGATGGCATTGTACATGGTCTTCTCGGTGACGTTAACCGAGGGGCAGTTCAAGGGAAGCACGCTGGAGATCCAAGGAGCCGATCCGTTTAAGCTCAAGGAGCGCGAGTTTGGAGTTGTATCTGGGACTGGGTTCTTTCGGTTTGCCAAGGGATATGGTATCATGGAGACGCAGCACTTGGACGTGGCTACCTTGAGAGCAATAATCAAACTCAACTTGACCATCAGGCATGAATAG